One window of Chryseobacterium indologenes genomic DNA carries:
- a CDS encoding recombinase family protein: MLIGYARVSKFEQNLDLQTDALKNIGIEKIFIDKVSGVKSEKPQLNDLLNFVRKGDTLTVWRLDRIGRTTVGLIQFVTELNEKGIHFKSISENIDTSSASGKLIFQIFCVLAEHERNVLIERTNAGLKSARARGKNGGRPKGMTEKYKKIAPLVKSSYESKNVSIEEIMKAFSIGSKATFYKIIKS, from the coding sequence ATGTTAATTGGATATGCAAGGGTAAGCAAGTTTGAACAGAATCTCGATTTACAAACTGATGCTTTAAAGAATATAGGAATTGAAAAAATTTTTATTGATAAAGTTAGTGGTGTTAAATCAGAAAAACCGCAACTTAACGATTTATTAAATTTCGTACGTAAAGGGGATACCTTAACCGTATGGAGATTAGATAGGATTGGGAGGACTACAGTTGGGTTAATTCAGTTTGTGACAGAGCTGAACGAAAAAGGAATACATTTTAAATCTATTTCTGAAAACATTGATACAAGTTCAGCAAGTGGAAAATTAATTTTCCAGATTTTCTGTGTTTTAGCTGAGCACGAAAGAAATGTTTTGATTGAAAGAACAAATGCTGGATTGAAGTCTGCTAGGGCAAGAGGTAAAAACGGAGGAAGACCAAAGGGTATGACCGAAAAATATAAAAAAATCGCACCTTTAGTAAAGAGCTCTTATGAAAGTAAGAATGTTTCAATTGAGGAAATTATGAAAGCTTTTAGTATAGGCAGTAAAGCAACATTTTATAAAATAATAAAATCTTAA
- a CDS encoding DUF6443 domain-containing protein yields MKSIYRIVLLVLVFSTSIIKAQFSNYSKYYNWNLLTTYSNGGGGGVTLSITNNVLSLSFSAGFTETTLKQGKIGPTDYVGTLPNTEIPVPAGSFFTDKGYRFFIVDNQLAIYHNTPISLTGFSGTISVNLTSPVPIPADISTYLSNWTPQNKIMSVNYLTDQGDSGKKKASIVYYDGLGRELQIVAKGETPSGKDLVTPFEYDNLGRKSKDFLPVPTMQNNGLLVDAATISGLASSVYNGEPAFSENVFEASPLNRVLMQSAPGTAWKKNSGHEIKFTDDVNTVSDEVKKYNVDLAVAQDIYNPKLSFSSTYGTGSLIKKVIKNEDWTSANGNNNTSEEFINNEDRTVLRRKYVDGKKADTYYVYDIYGNLTYVIPPLASDAVKSLTTGFFPDVTLDNLCYQYKYDKKNRLVEKKLPGKGWEYLIYNKADQLVMSQDTNLKDQGKWLVTKYDQFGRVVFTAITNNNSTRQSLQTTITGAAYTFEIRSAGSFTVSGMPIYYTNRALPGSLAQVLSVNYYDSYPAGYTFNPAFPTDILGEPTLNAIPTLEGLSTKSLPVLTLVKNIDDDNWSKDYTYYDKKGRVIGTYSINHLGGYTKTESKLDFAGITKQTITKHKRLDSDTERVITETFDYDNQNRLLVHKHQVDSNPTEILAQNTYNEISQITNKKVGGTDVASPLQSIDYQYNIRGWLTKINDPAVLNGKLFGYEIKYNNPVYTNLASGKYNGNIAEVDWRNASEGALKRYSYTYDPLNRLKDAIYTEPSATNPYNNNFNENLSYDLNGNIMTLKRNAYPVSGTTATQVDDLEYKYIGNRLNQVIENSPNNSGYEGGNNIIGYDFNGNMTDMKDKGIQSIVYNHINLLVSISMQFTNPVGNISTTNINHLYRADGVKLRKTYSQQAHMGLPTIRMTDYLDGFQYSYEDDGGICITCKTESAYESQAYSTFKPVLPPLAAWKLDFVSTPEGFYSFAENRYIYNYKDHLGNVRVSFGKNNAGVVQTMDVNNYYPFGLNHIGGSNYSNFGSYYNYKFGGKEMQETGWHDFGARMYMSDLGRWGVIDPLAEKMTRYSPYNYAFNNPVMFTDPDGRSPAHVDPSEIYKKGNQQQIKAFEFFAKSKEGQAVISKFAEKGQVIAGVQYKESGEFHKKGMDLTFDNNISKTSASQGASGETTVENKNGRTNFTVSVENNNTPNRMANQIETFAHETFIHAFPEAKDFADDKKFNQSSGYDNRLINFLKKPGNEKYQSVRYYDHYQEKQNHTARTQYISPILQQYYKSVKQNVTKDSIDKSIDGFRY; encoded by the coding sequence ATGAAGTCAATATATAGAATTGTTTTATTGGTACTTGTATTTAGTACCTCAATTATCAAAGCCCAATTTTCGAATTATTCCAAATATTACAATTGGAATCTGCTTACCACGTATTCCAATGGTGGTGGCGGTGGGGTAACATTGAGTATCACCAATAATGTACTCAGTCTTAGTTTTAGTGCTGGTTTTACGGAAACCACTTTAAAACAAGGAAAAATAGGGCCAACTGATTATGTAGGAACGTTACCCAACACAGAAATTCCTGTTCCGGCTGGAAGCTTTTTTACTGATAAAGGATACCGGTTCTTCATTGTTGATAATCAGTTAGCTATTTATCATAATACGCCCATTTCTTTAACTGGATTTTCGGGAACCATATCTGTGAATTTAACATCGCCAGTTCCCATACCCGCGGACATTTCGACGTACCTTTCTAACTGGACTCCGCAGAATAAGATAATGTCGGTAAACTACCTTACGGACCAAGGAGATTCTGGAAAGAAGAAAGCATCTATCGTATATTATGATGGTTTAGGAAGGGAATTGCAGATTGTTGCCAAAGGAGAGACACCTTCAGGAAAAGATTTGGTGACTCCTTTTGAGTATGATAACCTTGGAAGGAAGTCGAAGGATTTTTTACCCGTTCCAACCATGCAAAACAATGGTCTTTTAGTTGATGCAGCTACAATTTCAGGTTTAGCTTCATCTGTTTACAATGGTGAACCGGCATTTTCGGAAAATGTATTTGAAGCCTCTCCATTAAACAGGGTTTTGATGCAGTCAGCACCTGGAACGGCCTGGAAGAAAAACAGCGGACACGAAATAAAATTTACTGATGATGTAAATACAGTTTCTGACGAAGTAAAAAAATATAATGTTGATCTGGCAGTTGCTCAGGATATTTATAATCCTAAATTATCATTCAGTTCCACTTATGGGACAGGTAGCTTAATAAAAAAAGTAATCAAAAATGAGGATTGGACCTCTGCAAACGGAAACAACAACACTTCAGAAGAATTTATTAATAATGAAGATAGAACTGTTTTACGAAGAAAATATGTAGATGGGAAGAAAGCTGATACCTATTATGTTTATGATATTTATGGCAATCTTACCTATGTTATTCCTCCTCTTGCCTCAGATGCAGTTAAAAGTCTGACAACGGGCTTCTTCCCTGATGTAACTCTTGACAATTTGTGCTATCAGTACAAATATGATAAGAAGAACAGGTTAGTAGAAAAGAAGCTTCCCGGAAAAGGCTGGGAATATCTGATTTATAATAAGGCCGATCAATTGGTGATGAGCCAAGATACAAATCTTAAAGATCAAGGTAAGTGGTTGGTAACCAAGTACGACCAGTTCGGTAGAGTGGTGTTTACAGCTATTACTAATAATAATAGTACAAGACAGTCTTTGCAAACTACTATTACAGGAGCTGCTTATACCTTTGAGATAAGAAGTGCTGGCTCGTTTACCGTAAGCGGAATGCCTATTTATTATACCAACAGGGCTCTCCCGGGAAGTCTGGCACAGGTCTTAAGTGTTAATTATTATGATTCCTATCCTGCAGGATATACTTTTAATCCTGCTTTTCCAACGGATATTTTAGGAGAGCCAACATTAAATGCTATTCCTACACTTGAAGGTTTAAGTACCAAAAGCCTTCCTGTCCTTACTTTAGTAAAGAATATTGATGACGATAATTGGTCAAAGGATTATACCTACTATGATAAGAAAGGAAGAGTGATAGGAACTTATTCCATCAATCATTTAGGAGGATATACTAAAACAGAATCCAAACTTGATTTTGCAGGGATAACAAAGCAGACTATAACAAAACATAAGCGTCTGGATAGTGATACTGAAAGAGTCATTACAGAAACGTTTGATTATGACAACCAGAACAGACTGTTGGTACATAAGCACCAGGTAGACAGCAATCCAACAGAGATTCTGGCACAAAATACTTATAACGAGATTTCTCAGATTACCAATAAGAAAGTAGGAGGAACTGATGTTGCCAGTCCATTACAGTCTATAGATTACCAATATAATATAAGAGGCTGGCTGACTAAAATCAATGATCCGGCTGTTTTAAATGGAAAGCTCTTTGGGTATGAAATTAAATATAACAATCCTGTATACACTAATTTAGCATCAGGTAAGTATAATGGAAATATCGCAGAGGTAGATTGGAGAAATGCTTCGGAGGGTGCCTTGAAAAGATATTCTTATACTTATGACCCTCTTAACCGGTTGAAAGATGCTATCTATACAGAACCCAGCGCTACCAATCCCTATAATAATAATTTCAATGAAAATCTGAGCTATGATTTAAATGGAAATATTATGACCCTGAAAAGGAATGCTTATCCTGTATCAGGAACTACAGCCACACAGGTGGATGATCTTGAATATAAATATATAGGAAACCGTCTGAATCAGGTAATAGAAAATTCACCTAACAACTCAGGATATGAAGGTGGGAACAATATTATTGGCTATGACTTTAATGGAAATATGACTGATATGAAGGATAAAGGAATCCAGTCCATAGTTTATAATCATATCAATCTGCTTGTTTCAATTAGTATGCAGTTTACTAATCCTGTTGGAAATATAAGCACAACAAATATAAATCATTTATACCGTGCTGATGGAGTGAAACTTCGTAAAACATACAGTCAGCAGGCTCATATGGGGCTTCCAACAATACGAATGACGGATTATCTGGATGGGTTTCAGTATTCATATGAAGATGATGGAGGGATCTGTATCACATGCAAGACGGAATCGGCCTATGAATCGCAGGCTTATTCAACATTTAAACCTGTTCTTCCGCCGCTTGCGGCATGGAAACTAGATTTTGTAAGTACCCCAGAAGGGTTTTACAGTTTTGCAGAAAACCGTTATATTTACAACTATAAAGATCATTTAGGGAATGTAAGGGTAAGTTTTGGTAAGAACAATGCAGGGGTAGTTCAGACAATGGATGTCAATAATTATTATCCATTTGGGTTAAACCATATCGGAGGATCAAATTACTCAAACTTTGGAAGTTATTATAACTATAAGTTTGGAGGAAAAGAAATGCAGGAAACAGGCTGGCATGATTTCGGAGCGAGAATGTATATGAGTGATTTGGGCAGATGGGGTGTAATTGATCCATTGGCAGAGAAAATGACCAGATATAGTCCTTACAATTATGCTTTTAATAACCCGGTAATGTTTACAGATCCTGATGGCAGGAGCCCGGCCCATGTTGATCCATCAGAGATTTATAAGAAAGGAAATCAGCAACAGATAAAAGCTTTTGAATTTTTTGCGAAATCTAAAGAAGGTCAGGCTGTGATATCAAAATTTGCAGAAAAAGGGCAGGTTATTGCAGGTGTTCAATATAAGGAAAGCGGAGAATTCCATAAGAAGGGAATGGATCTGACATTTGATAATAATATATCAAAAACGTCAGCTTCACAAGGCGCATCCGGTGAAACAACTGTCGAAAACAAAAATGGGAGAACTAATTTTACCGTAAGTGTAGAGAATAATAATACTCCGAACAGAATGGCTAATCAGATTGAAACATTCGCTCATGAAACTTTTATACATGCATTTCCCGAGGCAAAGGATTTCGCTGATGATAAAAAATTTAATCAAAGCAGCGGATATGATAATAGACTTATTAATTTTTTAAAGAAACCGGGAAATGAAAAATATCAGAGCGTTAGATATTATGATCACTATCAGGAAAAGCAAAATCATACTGCAAGGACTCAATATATATCACCTATTTTACAACAATATTATAAATCTGTAAAACAAAATGTTACAAAAGATTCCATTGATAAAAGCATTGACGGCTTTAGGTATTAA
- a CDS encoding T9SS type A sorting domain-containing protein — protein MKYQAIFIVLLSSVHLFFAQVLDNNFGTNGKMVYDINANANIEKIGSMIAVSNSKILVGGTDNTSAYLVRHNSDGSFDTSFQSSGIKQLPFKSIEKILKTSNNEMIILGTKLAADGYFNIIVCKVDENGNYVTNFGTNGILEINFGAQSDDNVFNGELQSDGKIIVVGNKRGTNALTEGYVLRLLQNGQFDTTFNNTGLFTIAPVNHRHYLNAVNIAPNGTIVCSGYLLLTTGSNQGRMFILRLLPNGTLDTSFSTVGYRYFNVTNIGSSLSNTNIVLSDGSILLGGESFSSSNNNVSSNFTVIKFNVDGSFENSFGTNGVVQTLLPSIGGQLRNMKLDSSNNIIAFGSTYSATNGNENFAMMKFNLSGILDTQFGNSGVVITDFSGFQDIPYSSLVFDSKIILAGFASSSDFPSNSKFALAQYTYNNLGIVESKKADNFKIFPTVFSNNINIKCEKERKVSVRIFDYSGKLIYGKENFRCSQTPEQLQLPISKQGVYLSQINSGNKISVQKLIKK, from the coding sequence ATGAAATATCAAGCGATCTTTATTGTTTTGTTATCATCTGTACACCTCTTTTTTGCTCAGGTACTTGATAATAATTTTGGAACCAATGGAAAAATGGTTTATGACATCAATGCAAACGCAAATATTGAGAAAATTGGGTCGATGATTGCTGTGAGCAACAGTAAAATACTGGTTGGAGGTACTGACAATACCAGCGCTTATCTTGTGAGACACAATTCTGACGGTTCTTTTGACACTTCTTTTCAGAGCAGCGGAATCAAACAGCTTCCGTTTAAATCAATTGAAAAAATATTAAAGACAAGCAACAACGAGATGATCATTCTCGGAACTAAGCTTGCCGCCGACGGCTATTTTAACATCATCGTCTGTAAAGTTGATGAAAATGGAAATTATGTTACAAATTTCGGTACAAACGGTATTCTGGAAATCAATTTTGGCGCTCAGTCAGATGACAATGTCTTTAACGGTGAACTGCAATCTGACGGAAAAATAATTGTGGTCGGCAACAAAAGAGGCACGAATGCTTTGACAGAAGGTTACGTTTTGCGTTTATTACAGAACGGTCAATTTGATACTACGTTTAATAATACCGGACTATTCACTATTGCACCTGTTAATCACCGCCATTATTTGAATGCCGTAAATATTGCTCCAAATGGAACAATCGTTTGTTCAGGCTATCTTTTGCTGACGACAGGCTCCAACCAAGGTAGAATGTTTATATTAAGATTGTTACCAAACGGAACTTTGGATACTTCATTTTCCACCGTAGGATACAGATATTTTAATGTTACGAATATAGGTAGCTCACTATCAAATACCAATATTGTTTTAAGTGACGGAAGTATTTTATTGGGCGGAGAATCATTCTCATCAAGCAATAACAATGTTTCATCTAACTTTACGGTGATAAAATTCAATGTGGATGGTTCTTTTGAAAATTCTTTCGGAACGAACGGTGTTGTACAGACACTTCTTCCAAGTATCGGAGGTCAGCTGAGAAATATGAAATTAGATTCTTCAAATAATATTATCGCATTTGGTTCTACATACTCGGCGACCAATGGTAATGAAAATTTTGCGATGATGAAATTTAATCTATCTGGGATTTTAGATACACAATTCGGAAATTCCGGTGTTGTAATTACAGATTTTTCAGGATTTCAGGATATTCCGTATTCATCGTTGGTTTTTGATTCAAAAATAATTCTTGCAGGATTTGCTTCTTCTTCAGATTTTCCCAGCAACAGCAAATTTGCACTTGCACAATACACATACAATAACTTAGGAATTGTTGAGTCTAAAAAAGCAGATAACTTCAAGATTTTCCCGACAGTTTTTTCAAACAATATTAATATAAAATGTGAAAAAGAGAGAAAAGTAAGCGTTCGTATTTTTGATTATTCAGGTAAACTTATTTATGGAAAAGAAAATTTCAGATGCTCTCAGACTCCAGAACAGCTGCAACTGCCGATCTCAAAGCAAGGAGTATATTTGTCACAAATCAATTCAGGAAATAAAATTTCTGTTCAGAAATTGATAAAGAAGTAA
- a CDS encoding HNH endonuclease, with protein sequence MKKCIWCSRNDRDVNFNTLAHTFPQSLGGKNICLNVCDSCNFEFGKKQSFQPSVDLAVKEIFNLSRFLISDSKNISSYKRFSSEYFKVNLQRRQINIKMKYKLQSKFQENFARSFKRGIYKIFLEERERICGDSHSEEFNFIREFSRYNLNDVPLYYLKPRYPILLIDQEQLDNPKLHFMESDLELHRKYRLYEFYYGGYSYLLHTNAFMQDLHINKYNADDLSPLILPI encoded by the coding sequence ATGAAAAAATGTATTTGGTGTAGCCGAAATGATCGTGATGTAAATTTTAATACTCTAGCACACACTTTTCCTCAATCATTAGGAGGGAAAAACATCTGCTTAAATGTATGTGACTCCTGCAACTTTGAGTTTGGGAAAAAACAAAGCTTTCAACCATCTGTGGATTTGGCAGTCAAGGAGATTTTTAATCTTTCAAGATTTTTAATTTCAGATAGTAAAAATATTTCTTCTTACAAAAGGTTCAGCTCAGAATATTTTAAGGTAAATCTGCAACGAAGACAGATTAATATCAAAATGAAGTATAAGCTTCAAAGCAAATTTCAAGAAAATTTTGCTAGAAGTTTCAAGCGGGGTATATATAAAATATTCTTAGAAGAAAGAGAAAGAATCTGTGGAGATTCTCATTCTGAAGAGTTTAATTTTATCAGGGAGTTTTCACGATATAATTTAAATGATGTGCCTTTATATTACTTAAAGCCTCGGTATCCTATTTTACTTATTGATCAGGAGCAGTTGGATAATCCTAAACTTCACTTTATGGAGTCAGATCTGGAACTACATAGAAAATACAGATTGTACGAGTTTTATTATGGAGGATATAGCTACCTGCTTCATACTAATGCATTTATGCAGGATCTACATATCAATAAATATAATGCAGATGACCTCTCCCCGTTAATATTACCAATCTAA
- a CDS encoding PIN domain-containing protein — MKAIKKETPEALSAKVKILIDTNIYLDFYRSKKDSIKLLSELAKHFDKIILTDQIIQEFERNREVVINEMKKAFELDSNILYKPSAFLENLQEFTELVKSLSDYHKKRKLVIGAMDMILEAPEKDPVYAFFTDMVRECTRLNTLLYTTDEILNKAHKRKLIGNPPTSPNYSIGDEINWEVVLSNVKENIIIIGRDNTYTKNFSYLKRDFHSRTGRLILKKTDKITDALTEIGISTSTELKDVEKTMIAELENFNDFWKPESYE; from the coding sequence ATGAAAGCAATAAAAAAAGAAACTCCTGAAGCTCTATCTGCTAAAGTAAAAATTCTCATCGATACAAATATCTATTTAGATTTTTATAGAAGTAAAAAAGATTCAATAAAATTACTAAGTGAACTAGCGAAACATTTTGACAAAATTATTTTGACTGATCAAATAATTCAAGAATTTGAAAGAAATAGAGAAGTTGTCATAAATGAAATGAAAAAGGCTTTTGAACTTGATTCAAATATCCTGTACAAACCGAGTGCATTTTTAGAAAACTTACAAGAATTTACAGAATTAGTCAAATCATTAAGTGATTATCATAAAAAAAGAAAATTGGTTATTGGAGCTATGGATATGATACTTGAAGCTCCTGAAAAAGATCCTGTTTATGCATTTTTTACAGATATGGTAAGAGAATGTACAAGATTAAATACTTTATTGTATACAACTGATGAGATATTAAATAAAGCTCATAAAAGAAAGCTTATTGGCAATCCTCCGACATCACCTAATTATTCTATTGGCGATGAGATTAATTGGGAAGTTGTTCTTTCAAATGTTAAAGAAAATATAATTATTATAGGAAGAGATAATACTTATACTAAGAATTTTTCTTATTTAAAAAGAGATTTTCATTCAAGAACTGGACGATTAATATTAAAAAAGACTGATAAGATAACAGATGCATTAACTGAAATTGGTATTTCTACTTCAACCGAATTGAAAGATGTTGAAAAGACGATGATTGCAGAATTAGAAAACTTTAATGATTTTTGGAAGCCAGAATCTTATGAATAA
- a CDS encoding DUF3945 domain-containing protein — translation MDSNKNDEWITIRKTGDTLLVLHHETDTVGIVKGLGENGEVVSVGPEDLDGDEMLSIERNESSFAEFYLTFYHQLKEPSEFSFFKVTEYEAKQTALNLQKYMDEATDDVKQVLKKYEISIDVVEAHRKAGEGKTAGKGKDAGNRYVYTAEQVDWKMMEKLGWNKERLEELGALEPMLKGYKTPMLVPVHIELGKVSGTIEARLSLQANDFGEVELRFHLVRRMPDFSKPFFGHVFSEEDKRNLMISGNMGRVVDLAHGITGETVPSLISRDRLTNELVQVRAEWVRIPLVIKGVTLDQKQRKILREGKPLFIENMLSARGTLFNAAVQYNADKRYVEFLLGKNVRRIGVGDFRQVPEVFRGKRLKKWQVEKLNKGEVAYVDGLVDRNGKGYQGYLRFDKRMGKFEFSFRNVWKGEKKEEKSRKRGRGM, via the coding sequence ATGGATAGCAATAAAAACGATGAATGGATTACTATTAGGAAAACAGGTGATACCTTACTGGTGCTCCATCATGAAACGGATACAGTAGGAATTGTTAAGGGATTGGGGGAGAATGGGGAAGTGGTTAGTGTGGGTCCTGAAGACTTGGACGGTGATGAAATGCTTAGTATTGAACGCAATGAGAGTTCTTTTGCTGAGTTTTATTTAACGTTTTATCACCAGCTGAAAGAGCCTTCGGAGTTTTCGTTTTTTAAAGTAACGGAGTATGAAGCAAAGCAGACGGCTTTAAACTTACAGAAGTATATGGATGAGGCTACGGATGATGTGAAACAGGTATTAAAGAAGTATGAGATTTCCATTGATGTGGTGGAGGCACATAGAAAGGCGGGAGAGGGGAAAACAGCAGGTAAGGGAAAGGATGCAGGAAACAGGTATGTATATACGGCTGAACAGGTGGACTGGAAGATGATGGAGAAGCTGGGCTGGAATAAGGAAAGACTGGAAGAGTTGGGGGCTTTGGAACCAATGCTGAAAGGATATAAAACCCCGATGCTTGTTCCGGTACATATTGAACTGGGGAAGGTATCAGGTACGATTGAAGCGAGGCTTTCTCTTCAGGCTAATGATTTTGGAGAAGTGGAACTCAGGTTTCATCTGGTAAGAAGAATGCCCGATTTTTCCAAGCCTTTCTTTGGGCATGTATTTTCAGAAGAGGATAAAAGGAATCTGATGATAAGTGGGAATATGGGAAGGGTGGTGGATCTGGCTCATGGAATTACAGGGGAGACAGTGCCTTCTCTTATCAGCAGGGATAGGTTGACCAATGAGTTGGTGCAGGTGAGGGCTGAGTGGGTGAGAATTCCGCTGGTGATTAAAGGAGTGACTTTGGATCAGAAGCAGAGAAAGATATTAAGGGAAGGAAAACCGCTGTTTATTGAAAATATGCTTTCAGCGAGGGGGACCCTGTTTAATGCAGCGGTTCAGTATAATGCGGATAAAAGATATGTGGAGTTTTTGCTCGGTAAGAATGTAAGGAGAATAGGAGTGGGAGATTTCAGGCAGGTTCCGGAGGTGTTCAGAGGGAAGAGGCTTAAGAAGTGGCAGGTAGAGAAACTGAATAAAGGAGAGGTGGCGTATGTGGATGGGTTGGTGGATAGAAATGGGAAGGGGTATCAGGGGTATTTGAGGTTTGATAAGAGGATGGGGAAGTTTGAGTTTTCGTTTAGGAATGTGTGGAAGGGGGAGAAGAAAGAGGAGAAGAGTAGGAAAAGAGGAAGGGGGATGTGA
- a CDS encoding T9SS type A sorting domain-containing protein, producing the protein MKKLYTGALFLCTMGILAQEVLWQKDIKSSSQDFLNQVTTTIDGQYLIAGSSIQTDKLQQNSKQNNGYDFHLIKLNQQGEQVFEKYLSGNNHDYLSSTVTTQDGGFLISGTSYSEKGLDKKEDSKGGSDIWLIRINEFGDELWQKTLGTSSNEEAKAVIQTIDQGFFVAGNVQNSSKGYGSKDVWIVRLDKEGKILSEQTLGGRGLDEVEKMIPTKDGGALLGIYSRSGVVIGDKTGKQTENFGEGDYWIVKLDKNGKVEWEKNFGGKDDDHIRTLALTSNGFIVGGESRSERSGNKTVGLEEGTDLWLISLNERGEQQWQKSYNFKNRDILMGMSVIHSADDKSSKGILLGGYTQAEGRIQTNDETFWMLYLDQNGNEQWRKHVGGESRKKEERLSDLKLNRDGSIILAGTSAEELGKENWKIVKLGDKQVSELLPQYDIKIYPNPVSDYAYVEIGFDFKDADILLYDMSGRQLQNIKTKNRVTKINTQALVQGAYLVTIKTDSGKTSNAKLIKK; encoded by the coding sequence CAGGAAGCAGTATCCAAACGGATAAACTCCAGCAAAACAGCAAACAAAACAATGGCTATGATTTTCACCTGATAAAATTGAATCAGCAGGGAGAACAGGTTTTCGAGAAATATTTATCAGGAAACAATCACGACTATTTATCTTCCACGGTTACTACCCAGGATGGTGGTTTTCTGATTTCTGGGACCTCATATTCAGAAAAAGGACTTGATAAAAAAGAAGACTCTAAGGGAGGTTCAGACATTTGGCTCATTCGGATCAATGAATTTGGTGATGAATTGTGGCAGAAAACATTAGGTACCTCTTCGAATGAAGAAGCTAAAGCAGTTATCCAGACTATAGATCAGGGATTCTTTGTTGCCGGGAATGTACAGAACTCCTCTAAAGGTTATGGTTCTAAGGACGTCTGGATTGTAAGACTCGACAAAGAAGGGAAAATATTATCTGAACAAACATTGGGAGGACGCGGACTTGATGAAGTTGAAAAGATGATCCCAACGAAAGATGGCGGAGCATTACTGGGAATTTATTCCAGAAGTGGAGTTGTAATTGGAGATAAGACGGGTAAGCAGACAGAAAACTTTGGTGAAGGCGACTACTGGATTGTCAAGCTTGATAAAAATGGCAAAGTTGAATGGGAAAAGAATTTTGGAGGGAAAGATGATGACCATATCAGAACACTGGCATTAACTTCAAATGGTTTTATTGTCGGTGGAGAATCCAGATCAGAAAGATCAGGAAACAAAACTGTCGGATTAGAAGAAGGAACAGATCTGTGGCTCATTTCCTTAAATGAAAGAGGTGAGCAGCAGTGGCAGAAATCCTACAATTTCAAGAATCGTGATATCCTGATGGGAATGAGTGTGATTCATTCAGCAGACGATAAATCATCCAAAGGAATTCTTTTAGGGGGCTATACTCAAGCTGAGGGAAGAATACAAACTAATGATGAAACCTTCTGGATGCTATATCTGGACCAAAATGGTAATGAGCAGTGGAGAAAACACGTGGGTGGAGAATCAAGGAAAAAGGAGGAAAGGCTTTCAGATCTGAAACTCAATAGAGATGGTTCTATTATTCTTGCGGGAACAAGTGCAGAAGAGTTAGGTAAAGAAAACTGGAAGATTGTAAAGCTGGGAGACAAGCAAGTAAGTGAGCTTCTTCCCCAGTATGATATAAAGATCTATCCAAACCCTGTATCTGATTATGCTTATGTAGAAATCGGTTTTGATTTTAAGGATGCAGATATTTTGTTGTACGACATGAGTGGAAGACAGCTTCAAAATATAAAAACTAAGAACAGAGTGACAAAGATCAATACTCAGGCTTTGGTACAGGGAGCTTATCTGGTGACGATAAAAACTGATTCGGGTAAAACTTCAAACGCAAAACTGATAAAAAAATAA
- a CDS encoding YegP family protein, with translation MGKFVISKRFTGDYQFNLKAINGQTILVSEGYSSKEGCKKGIESVVLNSQNDDKYERRSAKDGRYYFNLKASSGEIIGTSQMYESKNGMEIGIESVKMNASSAIIEDYTL, from the coding sequence ATGGGAAAGTTCGTAATATCAAAAAGATTTACAGGAGATTATCAATTTAACCTAAAAGCTATTAATGGTCAAACTATTTTGGTGAGTGAAGGCTATTCCTCTAAAGAAGGTTGTAAAAAAGGAATTGAATCTGTTGTACTCAATTCTCAAAATGATGATAAATATGAAAGAAGATCTGCAAAAGATGGTAGATATTATTTTAATCTAAAAGCATCTAGTGGAGAAATCATCGGAACCAGCCAGATGTATGAATCTAAAAATGGGATGGAAATAGGAATTGAGTCTGTGAAAATGAACGCTTCATCGGCTATAATTGAAGATTATACACTATGA